The genomic window gtaaagatcgtgtaaagatcgtgaattgatcggaattatcgaataagtattcattttgttgtcgggatggagtCGTGATGGAATCtttaaggagtcgtgaatggtcgagtttaggtcgtgtacagtcggatggctgtcgggtagaagtcgtaaacaggcccgatcaagaatttggttgagcttggtcgtggaaatttggacaatcgggatcatcgagttgatctgatcggcattGTGAACCTAGCTTAAAGATCATAATTAGAATTCAAATAACATATAAGACATAACTCATAAGTAATAATAAGTCACtatacggacttcaacaatgaaaagaaaacaacacaagATGTATACCgatatgaaaaatgtgaaacaattcaaaccagaaaactaaggGCCTATAATAGTACACTTTCcgaaaaaaaaagacaggaccaACGACACTTATTGGATTATAGGCTCATACAGAATTTGTTCATGTACACTATCCCCCCCCCCTAAACACACACATCTTAACCTGGATACATGTATGCGTTGTAACAGCGCAGCATacgaataaactaataaaaacatCAAGCGCAAATTTATGAACTCATTAAATCAACACAAAGCACAAAAAAACAACCAACACTAACAATAATTGAAACAAAGTTACTCGCACTCGCAGTTTCTGAATTCTAGTACATAGATAATTACACATGTTACCTGTATGTGATAAACACATACGGGGAGTTAACATATTCAACGACAAACTGATTATTAATTATTCTATCTTTCATATAATTTTAGGGTCTTGGATGTGAATGGAATTTTGAAAAACGTGTTTTGAAAGTGTAAGTACAAGCTATAATTTATTCAAAcgtttttaaaacagaaataatcATGAATTTGAAGCCTTCCGATATCCACTTTAGTCAGGACTCAATTTCAAACACATTTGGAAAGAAAACCCAGCACCGGAATACATATATTGGCGAAACCCTAGATGAACTTATAAATGGGACAATCACAGTGTTTAGTATACCAACGATTAGTGTGTTTAAACATGAAGGCAAATGGTTTACATCGGACAATCGTAGACTGTGGGTGTTCCGAAAGACAGAGGAACTTGGAATATCAAGCTTAATCCCAGTTTTGAAAACGTTTGATTTTGATGCAGCTAAGTTTACTACAAATAACGGTGGACTAAATGTACGTGTAAGGAGAAATGACCCCGGTGGTCAAACATGGCTTCTTCTGGAAGATGACAGGTCTAGAAACAAGTATCAAAACTATACTCATACTTTAACACAAATAAATATGTGTGAACAGAATATTGCCAGACATAAATCTTGCGATTGTTTACCAAGTTTTTCCAAGGCTTTGAATGAAAATCTTTCCTATCCAGATTTAGAAAACTCTTCCGAGAAAACTTGTAAtgaaagatctacaaaaaagtacCAAAACTATATTCAAACTTCTAACCAAAAAGATATTGGTGAACAAAACTTTTCTAAACATATATCTTACAATTGTTCATCAAATTATTCCAAGTCTTCAAAAGAAAATTGTCCTTATTCGGGATTGGAAAACAATACCGAGAAACCAAGAAAATCTTATTCCAGAACATCAACTAATTTCAATCACCCCTATTTTGAAGAACTGAAATCGCGCACAGATCATGATTATGAAAGAGAATACGACTCGTATTTTTCGTCAAATTATTCCGAGTCTTCGAAGGAAAATCGTCCTTTTTCGGGATTGGTAAACTATTCCAAGAAACCACCCAGACAATCTTATCCCGGATCACCAAGCAATTCCAGACACACCTCTTTAGAAAAATTGACATCGCGCTCAGATCATGAATATAAAAGAGAAAACGACTTATACGGTTCACCAATTTATTCCAAGTCTTCGAAAGAAAATGGTCACAATACTGGAGTGGAAAACAATATCGAGAAACCTAGAATATCTTATTCCAGATCATCAATTAATTTCAATCACCTCTCTTTTGAAGAATTGAATTCGCACACAGATAATGGTTATAAAAGAGAATACGACCCATATGGTTCATCAAAATATTCCAGGTCTCCGAAAGAAAATCGTCCTCATTGTGATTTGATAAGTTATTCCGAGAAACCCAGACAATCTTACTCCGGATCACCAACCTATTCCAGTCACACCTCTTTTGAAAAATTGAAGTCGCGCACAGATCATGATTATAAAAGAGAATACGACTCACATGGTTCATCAAGTTATTCAGAGTCTTCGAAAGAAAATCGTCCTCATTCTGGTTTGATAAGTTATTCCGAGAAACCCAGACAATCCTATTCCAGATCACCAACCTATTCCAGTCACACCTCTTTCGAAAAATTGAAGTCGCGCACAGATCATGATTATAAAAGAGAATACGACTCACATGGTTCATCAAGTTATTCAGAGTCTTCGAAAGAAAATCGTCCTCATTCTGGTTTGGTTAACTATTCCGAGAAACCAAGACAATCCTATTCCGGATCTCCAACCTATTCCAGTCACAACTCTTTAGAAAAATTGTCATTGCGCCCAGATTGTGGTTATAAAAATGAATACGACTCATATGGTTCATCCAATTGTTCCAAGTCTTTGGAAGAAAGTTGTCTTTATTCGGGATTGGTAAACTATTCCGAGGAACCTAGACAATCTTATTCCAGAACTTCAACTAATTTCAACCTCCTCTCTTTTGAAGAATTGGAGTGGAGGTCAAGTTATGGTTATGAAAGAGAATATAGTAGACACAAAGATCGGTGTACACGTACTAAACTTGATTTAATTGATGGAGTTATAGCTGTTGGCGCTCTTGCCTATTTGTTTATGAAACTGTTGTAATTTTTCAGCCCTTCTGTTATTATTTGAACATTAAAGTTTGGTGAATGAACTACATAAAAGaagtatttttttctatgaaactatgttattttcattttcattataatTTCTCAGCAAAGCTGTAATACTAAATAAACAAGAACGATAAAAGGTGTCATTTTCACTCACAAGATATTATACTATTTtgcattataatcctggtacctttgataactatttgcaccaTTTTGGAAGTCGCTATGAATGAAAGAGCTGTGGGAgaattacagccgattgcattgagtgtgtacaGTAGGGAAAGGTAATATCGTTGGTTAGTTTGCTTTCTAGCTGAACCCTGAAGTCATTATTAAGTTACGTAAACtatcctcctttaagagtagactagtccgacagataaccaatctatctttCATTGGACTCGGTTACTTCGAGAGAAGGGTATAAAAAAGAAGTATACCTTACATCATAACGACTTCACGGTTCATCAAGCAAACATGACaatcaaagatattacctttacctacacactcaatgtatgCAATCGGTTGTTATACGACCGTTCTGCGCAATTTGTAAGAGTATCTATCCCCCCTTTTACTCCTTCTAAAGTTCTTGACTCTGTCTAGCACTAGATATATTGcggtaaaatgaaaacaacacgttttgattttcattcgtccgaagcgcttttctggattgtGTTTAAGATCATGTTTAGCTTAAAAATAAGAGTTCTGAGGAAGACCCAAAGAGAAGATAGGGACAGTGCAGAATTTTTATTTAAGTCGGTTTAAACTCTTCGGGGCTAGATGCAAATCCAGGATATTGTAAAAGGGGAACACGAGTACGCATTAACTAGACAGAACTTGTAGTGGAAGCGGTAAAAAGTCTGGATTAAAGCTTTTTGATTTAGCATTAAGGGGGCACGGACACCCCTAAATCCACCCAGTGAGGCATACATTTACAGAGGTACAATTTTTAAAATCTCATGTTCATTTTGTAATTGATAACAAGTTCAATGTTTCGACTGTAAACACTACTTATTGACTTACTTAGATTCAACATGGCGACTAATATCGTATATAAATCTCAATAAACAATTGTAGCAAATTTATATCAATGAAAAGCGCCATCTTTATGAATTCCGTTTTAAGGATGTTCTCTTtgccagatattcggaatcctctggttttatccatgtagtgttattttaaaagaatttccTCACTACCCGGTTCTTTTCTTcataatttcattatatattgtttaccaAGCCATATTTTGAATATAAGCAAAAGTTTTCAGGTCAATATACCAGAACTGAGGGGGCAGTGCTACTtggaaatgagatgtaccaatacATGTACAACTGTAGTGGTATCCCATAAACTAACCTGatcaaacttatacatgtaaactaagcaaaatttaaAACTCAATAAACAATAACTGAGGGGGCGGggcaaaataatctccatggtagtgagatgtgccaatgcttatacaactaaATTCTAAACATCATGGACCTATCAACATTGGTTTCCCATAAACtaaacctaatcacaaactaacaCATTGTTGATGCTGCCGCTGTCGTCGCctacgccggaaacagcatattTATACCCATGTCTCGCTTTTAGACTCCGCCAAGGCTGGAAACAgtatgttaatatatatgttcctggccAAGGTGAGCAAAAaagcattttatttaaaaataaagaagcgaacttattttattcttaattttctttagttgtatttgttgaatatttataattataatataattacagGATACTTGTACTATAGTTGACTTGTTGATCTAAATGTTGAACCGAGTGTGTCAGTTTCTATTATTTGTAAAACATAAAGCAGTCAAATGTCCATTACTATTCCCTTCGCTATACTGTTTCATCTTTCttacttaagggggctcgcgggtctaatcaattttgtatattttatataggatttcgctatatttttctataaaagaactttatcttatacttaatagaacaagagtgctgaaatgtctcgccttctatactaatcattgatattatgttgatagtccgaagtataaagctaagctttaatacaactgtcacataaacttaacattaaccaagataactaaacgaAGACCAataaaccttgaaaatgaggtcaaggtcagatgaaccatgccaggcagacatgcaCAGCTAACAATGCTCCTATACAACATAactagttgacctattacttatagtttaagaaaaatagaccaaaacacaaaaacttaacactgtgcaatgaacagtgaaaatgaggtcacggtcaaataaaacctgcgcgactgacataaagatcatagaatatttccatacaccaaatatagatgacctatggcatatagtatttaataaaaagaccaaaactcaaaaacttaactttgaccactgaaccatgaaaataaggtcaaggtctcatgacatctgcctgctagacaggtacaccttacaatcattccatacaacaaatatagtagacctattgcatatagtatgagaaaaacagaccaaaacacaaaaatttaactataaccactgaaccatgaaaatgaggtcaaggtcagatgacacctgcaagttggacatgtacaccttagtccttccatacaccaaatatactagtcctattgcttatagtatctgagatatagacttgaccaccaaaacttaaccttgttcactgatccatgaaatgaggtcgaggtcaagtaaaaactgtctgacagacatgaggaccttgcaaggtacacacatatcaaatatagttatcctattactgataataagagagaattcaacaatacaaaaaatctgaacttttttttcaagtgatcattgaaccatgaaaatgaggtcaaggacattggacatataactgacggaaacttcgtaacatgcggcatctatatacaaagtatgaagcatccaggtcttccaccttctaaaaaataaagcttttaagaagttagctaacgccgccgccggatcactatccctatgtcgagctttctgcaacaaaagttgcaggctcgacaaaaacttaactataaccactgaaccatgaaaatgaggtcaaggtcagatgacatctgcccgctagacatgtacaccttacaatcattccatacaacaaatatagtagacctattacatatagtatgagaaaaacagaccaaaacacaaaaatttaactataaccactgaaccatgaaaatgaggtcaaggtcagatgacacctgccagttggacatgtacaccttacagtccttccatacaccgaatatactagacctattgcatatagtatgagaaaaacagaccaaaacacaaaaatttaactataaccactgaaccatgaaaatgaggtcaaggtcagatgacacctgccagttggacatgtacaccttacagtccttccatacaccgaatatactagacctattgcttatagtatctgagatatggacttgaccaccaaaactttaccttgttcactgatccatgaaatgaggttgaggtcaagtgaaaactgtctgacgggcatgaggacattgcaaggtacgcacatactaaatatagttatcctattacttacagtaagagagaatttaacattgcaaaaatctgaacttttttttcaagtggtcactgaaccatgaaaatgaggtcaaggacaatggacatgtgactgacggaaactttgtaacatgaggcatctatatacaaaatatgaagcatccaggtcttccaccttctaaaatatatagcttttaagaagtgagctaacaccgccgccgccaccggatcactatccctatgtcgagctttctgcaacaaaagttgcaggctcgacaaaaatgaaataaaaaaatggggtcaccattcatttacgctcacaatctgccatcgaaataagcatacatttttgttatgtCCTTTTTTCCGTttaactaataggagaaatagaggtaatattgaaataaaaaaaaacctaaattacagaaatcgcttaaattttacaattacttattttatgtacagcttattcaaaaacaacaatgaaaaataggtcaccgatgagtttaaaagatatttcaattttaatgccaaaaaaaatggcattttttgcaccaaagggagataactttgagctttttcaatgatatctacattttaaatgtCACCTGGGGACAACACCgtcacgaattgattttttggaaagatttttgtaccatatgataaagtaacaactactaaaggtaataaatgaaatttgtaatgaaaaataaatgtttaatttttttcggAAAATTTTATACCCGTGAGCCtccttaattttattttgtttaatttctagtGAGGCATTTATCTCATTGCCTAAAGGAAAGCCTCGCCTCTGGTGAATGCTCCTTTTAGTAGCATACATTTGTACCTTTGTTGTCCATTCAAAATATATGGAAGGCGGcaatattaacaaatatatgaaatcattattttttattttataataggATTGACaagatttttcaacaatttcaacCCCACATTATGAGAGTATAATAAGGATTTCTGACGACTTGTTTAAATCTCAAAGCTTTAGCGACATAGTGATAGTGAGAATACGCGCGACTTGAGATAGCACTAACCAATGAAGCATCACTTTGGTCTAGATAATTACAAATTTCTGCTGCCTGTCGATGAACGGTCTTAAATCCTCTCCACCAACTTCCACCACGTTCTGACACTCTCACCAATGTCATGTCTTTCTCAGCCAAATCCATATCCATGACTGGATGGTTCTCGTCCACACTTGCCACTTCTAGGTTTCTACCATATGTCCTAATTTTCATATAACCTCCTCGGACCTTAGCACAATGATCAGCACCTCCTAGTTGATGAGAGGAGATAACAATCCAGTGTCGCCAGTAATATTTTTCTTCGAGCTGATCATATAGTTCTCTTGCAAATAGTTTATGTGACAGACCTTTGTTTTTTACACCATATTCGTCAATATCTATTACGAGTTGTTGGTGAGAATTTACTACGCTCTGGTTGTCAATTTGTTCGAACTTATCACTCACTTCCTGTATTCTTTTTTCCCAATCCGAAGTCATGTAATCCAAATTGTGAGTGAAATTATTAACCGAAAGATACCCTAATTCTACTTTAACAGCTTGTAAGAGAAGTTGCATTACTCCGGTCAGAAATAACTGCGTCATCTTCCGGTTATTTCTGGTAAATCTCAAAACGGAAGTACCAAGATCTTCTTGAAAAGTACCTTGTCGTTCGACAATCGCTTGATACAACTTCGTGCCACTATTCTGATAATCACTTTTATAACTCCATATATACAGCTCCTTTCTGTTTTGCACTGCAGCCTCTGGAACATTGTAAATATATTGAAACTCACGTGACACTGCTTTTATCCTTTGTTCTATCTGCCCGAAGTTGATTTGAACAACATTCCACTTAATCAATCGTTCGATATCGTTAAATCGATTATCTACCTGATCCAAACGATTATCTATATTCTTCATCATATCTTTCATTAAAGACAACTCTTCAGACTCTATTGGATTTAACGCCAAAACGATCCCTACAAATGGGCCTAATGCACCAAGGTAAGGTCCTATTCCTTTTGTGATCTTTACTAAAGAACTCTTAAATCGCTTATTTGAAAGCAGTTCACCGATCTCCTTTCCAGTTTCAAGGCCAGAAGTAACTGCTTCTCTCATTTCCTCAGAAATACTAACAGCAGGCCGTGGAAGAATCAACAAAAGAATCGCCATGAAGAACCATTTTGATTTTAACACTGAAATgataaagtcaaaggataatgaaaacaaataaatacatgaatatattGATGTATGTGATGACCGATTGTACAAGACCATCATGGAAGTCAAGTTCGTTAAACCCGCCATCAATGTCGTGTATTGATAAGTATGCGGTTGATTAGTTATACGATATTCAATATTCAACAGGCTgcaaaagagaggcaaaagataccaaaggaacatttaaactcataaaatGCTAATTATTTATCAATCTTAAATTGTTAAAGGGGGGcgaaaagataccagagggaaaatcaaactcatagattgaaaataaactgacaacgacatggcggtgcgagccaaggctccgtgttgaaagccgtacattgacccagaaagatgtgatgtgagtgccaatgagacaactctccaaccaaataaccatttaaaaaaagtaaatgtgagtgccaatgagacaactctccatccaaataacagtttaaaaaaagtaaataatggtttactttttttaaattgttatttggatggagagttgtctcattggcactcacaccacatcttcctatatctatttagaagtattaaaagtaaactgtaacattgttaattaccccgaccatacgagtttatacctatatggtcatgaccatacacgtatggtccaaatattcatatggtccggaacatatatataaaagaatatgtattatgattgccaagagacaaaatgacacagaaattaacaactattggtcatcataatgccctcaataatgagaaaagccccgcaaagtcagctataaaagaggggcaaaagataccagagggaaagtcccAGAAAGGGCAGCTGTATAACAATTTAATCCATACGAGTAAAAATAACGGTTTTGATAATGTACAAACAGAGACCGAAAAAagaatatgtaacacagcaacaaatgacagccactgaattacagactcctggcCGCAATGTGATAATAACGACAACCTTATAGTTTAACTTTTCACTTTTTGAAGCGAAAGGAAATACAAAAAGTAATGGTCGTCAGTAAAGGCAAAGTTTGTAGCGtaaacaaattcattttttttagaataatgaACAATATATGCAATCAAGCTTAACTAAAGTTATTCACTTGCACCTCagactgttggtgaccttctgttgttgttttttctatggtcgggttgtctctttgatacattccccatttccattctcatttttattgcATATACTAGAACTTTATTTATAATCAAGTCAAATGAGACCCAGTTGAATAGGGGAGCAATTCAAGCTCCTTAGAGCCTCTAATTATGTTTGGCATGTATAGATTTGTGTAAATTATGAAGTCCTGCGTTTCCATTCCAGGTTCTGAATAAGATGAATTGTACGCTTTTCCAAATAAAGACTATGTTAAACTTTGGACACAAAGTGCTCAGACCCACGGATCTCTGTACCTTCATTTGTACACTTGAATCTAATGTACTATACTGAGGCTCGGATGCTGAGGGTGGTTTTTTAATTCCAGCGCTGGAGACGTAAAATCCAGCGCCGTTGATTTAAAAGTCAAGCGCTACAAATCTGAAGTCCACGAACCGCTAAAGATCTAATTAAAAGTCAAGCGCTTGAGATCCAAAGTCCTGCGCTGTGGATCAAAAATTGCAGCGCTGTGGATCAAAAATTGCAGCGCTGTAGATATAAAATTCGTGCGCTGAGTTGTGACATCCCGAGCCAGGgacggatccaggattttggaaggggggggcgaagtttttaaattcgcctcgctccgctcggcgaaaatcttttgggacctttttttggctaaaaaaacatgaaataagtgtaatatgcacttttAAACCGATTCCTGGCGTGGTGCATGTATATTTTGTACTTCCTgaaaagtgtaagggttggacattttcgatgctgtatcataaaatgatagtacggATTTCAAGCTATTtactgataaatttgatgtgggacttttcagtaaaaaaagacatggaaaattctcgctggtttgttgtaagttaagttagatgtcttgttgtaaacaagatataagtCGGGCTATTCgataaaatttacaatacgacgGACACgagctaaaaaagacaaacaagcaatatttatcccaatatttggttgatatgtttcacccaacaaaattaagggatGTGAGGgattccaaatcaaccaaaagcTACGAACGAGTATGAAATTGGACAACGAATATATGAATGACGGTCGAAAAATGTAGACATAAAGGCAACTTCCAGcagcaggttgcagtctggtcttcatcggaaaaaatattcaacatatcagttcggcgaaacagacaatccggtcagacatgcaaaccccggccaattttttttttttattcatcatgctCATTTAATGCTTAATAATTCTGTTGGATATTCATTTCTAATAGCTAAAaaatggacaagattattgttttcaatccagatacggccagaatttttgtttaatgcaaaatcagtcaattttttatctctcaaatatctcagactgcctcctcaaatcaaatggttcatACCTTAGAATTTAAATCTATCTAGAgattatactgactggggatcattgttcagttgttattttaaaataggatGCCGATCATGGGGCGTTacgtgttaaacatgttttcgtaggtaaataatattgctgaggaactttttttcatgagagtgtactAGTATCGAGTATGACTGTTTTGTGGACtaatgaaatagaagtcaatacttTCTTCCTCAATCCTGTGTCGCCTTGAAGGTGTTAAGAtttagtactgcaactgacatcgaaaaagacgcttagttaacgagtttaatggtccggaataacacacggctgcaaattgttttaaatgatagaataatatctatattaagaagtttctatggtcacatttttgtattttatccatTTAATGGGGGTACtcctcaatttacggttttgggtagtttaatggaaaatatttcatgcatgttcaggacgagaatatttctgaacaataaaaacaatagtttggtcttgtcataatagaggccattcgggatgatggtcgggaaaatttggactgccactggaaaatgatggtatattggatcgggacagaaattttccattgcaacaggccacctacggacccatCAAAGAGCTGTTGCAAGGGTTACTTCACGTGCTAAGAACGTGGCActttctttacacgaggcatcggatttaacgtccccattctgaccggacgtgactgcgaacttgatacatccctcacagtcaaacggacgccccacttaagttttactgccggtcgggagaacccaagtgaccatatttcgtttccccagtcacccttggggaactttaaattagaaacaacagaaatacatatatatgatcaaactgatcgacatgtatcctcacaacctgaccttttatacgatctcgcgctcatTTTCTTTCTTGTAGTTTTGATATGAAAACagtttttttgtgtaaaagaaaaaccttgaaaaaaaacccagaaaactacacaaaactgagtcctctaaacgtgttgacagtcttttaagttgtgctAAATAATGTCATTGTTAGTAATTATTTATCCATGCATTaccaagtacttattgaagtcaacacctgtgcaaCTAGGTAAAACAGTTATttaaaaattagaatttgaacttgctgcCAGATCATTGATAACGATTGTTAATGGTATGATCTGGTCTTCCATAAGaaaagcctttctcatgtagcacatcctctaCATGTACCGATCACTTTTacccaagattgtctctgattcttaccaaactgccaaactccagaactaactagatattgtgacaccttacaattcagacacagtggggccaagggatatgaaatatagagtttagctctgaactcaatataggggatgccatatctgctgcaagaaaattgaagtctatgttaagactttcagaatttcaccaaggtgtgtctgaaaatatcaaggatacattaaaagaagaacaataaCTTCACCCTGTCGCCAGtgctcttatgagctatgtcctcgtttGGATATTTCTAAGGAAATGATGCCCGCATAGCTtctcaatagatataagaagatgtggtatgaatgccaatgatacaacacatcatacaagtcacaatttataaaagtaaaccattataggtcacggtccggtcttcAAGACGGAGTCTAGGCTCTCagttcatttgttagttaattgatgaaaaatgacacaaaggcgcttctgaaccgtatattgttcctaaagataacaaaaaatcgtaaatatatggctattacaaaatcaatcgtttctgtagcaacattcaCTTCATTACATTTGGAATTGGACGTGTAGATatatcatgcatatgcatattggaatatgggtcacgaacattgatcgaaactttgtactcacattgcttttgtgtttcctatgcagAGCTAAGCTCCTGGATTTTAGGgaaatcagccttaattttttactttaaaaaatagggTAAAGTCTGTAATATTTGCTTCAATTTTGGGTAAGTTaacattgaattgttttttttctttcttgagtatttatctgaaaatacattgcttataattattttgtaatcaGTTATAAAATATGTATGACCTATAATCCAGGGGTTTCATGTGAAATGTTGTTTAAatgttctgtttgtttttatacttttattaaatgttttgcaTTTGTTCAATATTGTAAAAGAAATTTCATAAGTTACAAACATTgtagtatatatattattaaattaaCATGCTCTCATGCAAAACAGCAAACAAACGTTTTTGATATACGCTAAGTGTTGTGATGATTGTT from Mytilus galloprovincialis chromosome 5, xbMytGall1.hap1.1, whole genome shotgun sequence includes these protein-coding regions:
- the LOC143076630 gene encoding uncharacterized protein LOC143076630 yields the protein MSNILVVLKSKWFFMAILLLILPRPAVSISEEMREAVTSGLETGKEIGELLSNKRFKSSLVKITKGIGPYLGALGPFVGIVLALNPIESEELSLMKDMMKNIDNRLDQVDNRFNDIERLIKWNVVQINFGQIEQRIKAVSREFQYIYNVPEAAVQNRKELYIWSYKSDYQNSGTKLYQAIVERQGTFQEDLGTSVLRFTRNNRKMTQLFLTGVMQLLLQAVKVELGYLSVNNFTHNLDYMTSDWEKRIQEVSDKFEQIDNQSVVNSHQQLVIDIDEYGVKNKGLSHKLFARELYDQLEEKYYWRHWIVISSHQLGGADHCAKVRGGYMKIRTYGRNLEVASVDENHPVMDMDLAEKDMTLVRVSERGGSWWRGFKTVHRQAAEICNYLDQSDASLVSAISSRAYSHYHYVAKALRFKQVVRNPYYTLIMWG